Proteins from one Pseudoliparis swirei isolate HS2019 ecotype Mariana Trench chromosome 22, NWPU_hadal_v1, whole genome shotgun sequence genomic window:
- the irx2a gene encoding iroquois-class homeodomain protein IRX-2a isoform X2 — MSYPQGYLYQPPGSLALYSCPAYGASALAAPRSEDLARSSSGSAFSPYPGSAAFSASAGAGFSSPLSYSTDPTTGFPSYMSSPYDAQTSGMAGALSYHPYGSPGYPYQFNDPAYRKNATRDATATLKAWLQEHRKNPYPTKGEKIMLAIITKMTLTQVSTWFANARRRLKKENKMTWAPRNKSEDEDEEDGDGERKEVEPSEKNLENSEASAEDEGISLHVDTLTDHSCSAESDGEKVSCRGGELGSDRAGDKCDEDGEDQNHEARASISPISVTSSPPLESPLLGHHHHQQHQPPQHHQLHHLHHLHSQREDLARSLINNHINTNKSSSGLDSRPSPQNPTVKPKLWSLAEIATSDQKQQHQQPGQNGLPHGPSSSGGLLTPPASSTTSPAASSPSLYTTPSILGRPIYYTSPFYSNYTNYGNFSPLQGQGILRYTNSSGVSLAAAAAAAAAAAAANEGLSSSQQTLESSSHPKHRPDSPLVKFNPNQIVVVEQQQQQHFRHAHLEAKKGT; from the exons ATGTCCTATCCTCAGGGTTACCTCTACCAGCCTCCGGGCTCGCTGGCTCTTTACTCGTGTCCGGCGTACGGGGCCTCGGCTCTGGCTGCCCCGCGCAGTGAAGACTTGGCGAGGTCGTCCTCTGGCTCAGCCTTCAGTCCTTACCCGGGATCGGCTGCGTTCTCCGCCTCGGCTGGTGCAGGCTTCTCCAGTCCACTGTCATACTCCACGGATCCGACTACGGGATTCCCATCCTACATG AGCTCTCCATATGACGCGCAGACGTCGGGCATGGCGGGGGCATTAAGTTACCACCCATACGGGAGTCCGGGGTACCCTTACCAATTCAACGACCCGGCTTACCGCAAAAACGCCACCAGGGACGCCACGGCCACCCTAAAAGCCTGGCTGCAGGAGCACAGGAAGAACCCGTACCCCACGAAAGGGGAGAAGATCATGCTGGCCATTATCACCAAGATGACCCTGACGCAGGTCTCCACGTGGTTCGCCAACGCCAGGCGGAGGctcaagaaggagaacaagatgACCTGGGCGCCCAGGAATAAGagcgaggacgaggacgaggaggacggggaCGGGGAGAGGAAAGAAGTGGAGCCCTCTGAAAAGAACCTGGAGAACAGCGAGGCTTCAGCGGAGGATGAAG gtATCAGCCTGCACGTCGACACCCTGACGGACCACTCCTGCTCGGCGGAGTCTGACGGGGAGAAGGTCAGCTGTCGCGGGGGCGAGCTGGGCTCCGACCGGGCAGGCGACAAATGCGACGAAGACGGCGAGGACCAGAACCACGAAGCGCGAGCATCGATCTCGCCCATATCCGTCACGTCGTCGCCTCCACTAGAATCTCCACTGCTtggtcaccaccaccaccagcagcatcAGCCGCCACAGCACCAccagctccatcacctccaccatctCCACAGCCAGCGCGAGGATTTGGCCCGGAGCCTCATCAATAACCACATTAATACCAACAAATCGTCTTCCGGCCTAGATAGCAGACCTTCACCGCAGAACCCTACGGTCAAGCCCAAATTGTGGTCGCTGGCGGAAATTGCTACCTCGGACCAAAAGCAGCAACATCAGCAACCGGGGCAGAATGGGCTACCACATGGCCCCTCCTCCAGCGGTGGCCTCCTCACCCCCCCTGCGTCTTCCACCACCTCCCCGGCTGCCAGTTCCCCCTCCCTCTACACAACCCCCTCCATCCTCGGAAGACCTATTTATTACACTTCTCCCTTTTATAGCAATTACACAAACTATGGCAACTTCAGCCCCCTGCAGGGCCAAGGGATCCTGCGCTATACTAATTCATCCGGAGTGAGtctggctgctgctgcggccgccgccgccgccgccgctgcagcAAACGAGGGTCTGAGCTCCTCTCAGCAGACTCTGGAGTCGAGCTCACACCCCAAACACAGACCAGACTCTCCCCTCGTTAAATTTAACCCGAACCAGATTGTTGTtgtcgagcagcagcagcagcagcatttcaGACACGCACATTTAGAAGCGAAGAAAGGTACGTAA
- the irx2a gene encoding iroquois-class homeodomain protein IRX-2a isoform X1, with translation MTNQYKYKSNYSASSITSSRQQGNRCSPLQHIRGVPAPVALKGYLYQPPGSLALYSCPAYGASALAAPRSEDLARSSSGSAFSPYPGSAAFSASAGAGFSSPLSYSTDPTTGFPSYMSSPYDAQTSGMAGALSYHPYGSPGYPYQFNDPAYRKNATRDATATLKAWLQEHRKNPYPTKGEKIMLAIITKMTLTQVSTWFANARRRLKKENKMTWAPRNKSEDEDEEDGDGERKEVEPSEKNLENSEASAEDEGISLHVDTLTDHSCSAESDGEKVSCRGGELGSDRAGDKCDEDGEDQNHEARASISPISVTSSPPLESPLLGHHHHQQHQPPQHHQLHHLHHLHSQREDLARSLINNHINTNKSSSGLDSRPSPQNPTVKPKLWSLAEIATSDQKQQHQQPGQNGLPHGPSSSGGLLTPPASSTTSPAASSPSLYTTPSILGRPIYYTSPFYSNYTNYGNFSPLQGQGILRYTNSSGVSLAAAAAAAAAAAAANEGLSSSQQTLESSSHPKHRPDSPLVKFNPNQIVVVEQQQQQHFRHAHLEAKKGT, from the exons GGTTACCTCTACCAGCCTCCGGGCTCGCTGGCTCTTTACTCGTGTCCGGCGTACGGGGCCTCGGCTCTGGCTGCCCCGCGCAGTGAAGACTTGGCGAGGTCGTCCTCTGGCTCAGCCTTCAGTCCTTACCCGGGATCGGCTGCGTTCTCCGCCTCGGCTGGTGCAGGCTTCTCCAGTCCACTGTCATACTCCACGGATCCGACTACGGGATTCCCATCCTACATG AGCTCTCCATATGACGCGCAGACGTCGGGCATGGCGGGGGCATTAAGTTACCACCCATACGGGAGTCCGGGGTACCCTTACCAATTCAACGACCCGGCTTACCGCAAAAACGCCACCAGGGACGCCACGGCCACCCTAAAAGCCTGGCTGCAGGAGCACAGGAAGAACCCGTACCCCACGAAAGGGGAGAAGATCATGCTGGCCATTATCACCAAGATGACCCTGACGCAGGTCTCCACGTGGTTCGCCAACGCCAGGCGGAGGctcaagaaggagaacaagatgACCTGGGCGCCCAGGAATAAGagcgaggacgaggacgaggaggacggggaCGGGGAGAGGAAAGAAGTGGAGCCCTCTGAAAAGAACCTGGAGAACAGCGAGGCTTCAGCGGAGGATGAAG gtATCAGCCTGCACGTCGACACCCTGACGGACCACTCCTGCTCGGCGGAGTCTGACGGGGAGAAGGTCAGCTGTCGCGGGGGCGAGCTGGGCTCCGACCGGGCAGGCGACAAATGCGACGAAGACGGCGAGGACCAGAACCACGAAGCGCGAGCATCGATCTCGCCCATATCCGTCACGTCGTCGCCTCCACTAGAATCTCCACTGCTtggtcaccaccaccaccagcagcatcAGCCGCCACAGCACCAccagctccatcacctccaccatctCCACAGCCAGCGCGAGGATTTGGCCCGGAGCCTCATCAATAACCACATTAATACCAACAAATCGTCTTCCGGCCTAGATAGCAGACCTTCACCGCAGAACCCTACGGTCAAGCCCAAATTGTGGTCGCTGGCGGAAATTGCTACCTCGGACCAAAAGCAGCAACATCAGCAACCGGGGCAGAATGGGCTACCACATGGCCCCTCCTCCAGCGGTGGCCTCCTCACCCCCCCTGCGTCTTCCACCACCTCCCCGGCTGCCAGTTCCCCCTCCCTCTACACAACCCCCTCCATCCTCGGAAGACCTATTTATTACACTTCTCCCTTTTATAGCAATTACACAAACTATGGCAACTTCAGCCCCCTGCAGGGCCAAGGGATCCTGCGCTATACTAATTCATCCGGAGTGAGtctggctgctgctgcggccgccgccgccgccgccgctgcagcAAACGAGGGTCTGAGCTCCTCTCAGCAGACTCTGGAGTCGAGCTCACACCCCAAACACAGACCAGACTCTCCCCTCGTTAAATTTAACCCGAACCAGATTGTTGTtgtcgagcagcagcagcagcagcatttcaGACACGCACATTTAGAAGCGAAGAAAGGTACGTAA